The proteins below come from a single Flavobacterium lindanitolerans genomic window:
- a CDS encoding cyclase family protein — MIATIQHNNQNFEVDFSKPIDISITLTNTDENPIAWYIEKPVIEPVRFGHWVGKVSEGSSSTNFNNIFFNPHGHGTHTECLGHITKEFYSINRHLKTFFFTAELVSVEPELRGEDRVITKNQIEKALEGKFPEAIVIRTLPNPEEKLSRKYSDTNPPYLDEKAAVFIRERGIKHLLIDLPSVDKERDQGKLLAHKAFWNVKNTYDLNDDARFDATITELIFVPDHVEDGSYLLNLQIASFENDASPSKPVLYKI, encoded by the coding sequence ATGATTGCTACAATCCAGCATAATAACCAAAATTTTGAAGTTGACTTTTCAAAACCGATAGACATTTCCATTACCCTGACAAATACTGATGAAAATCCTATTGCCTGGTATATAGAAAAACCCGTCATAGAACCCGTCCGTTTTGGTCATTGGGTAGGAAAGGTTTCTGAAGGAAGTTCCTCTACCAATTTCAATAATATCTTTTTTAATCCGCACGGACACGGGACACACACAGAATGTTTGGGGCATATTACAAAAGAATTTTACAGCATCAACCGGCATCTGAAAACCTTTTTCTTTACGGCAGAATTAGTTTCTGTTGAACCGGAATTGCGTGGTGAAGACCGGGTAATCACCAAAAACCAGATAGAAAAGGCTTTGGAAGGAAAATTTCCAGAAGCCATTGTCATCAGAACGTTGCCAAATCCGGAAGAAAAGCTTTCGAGAAAATATTCCGATACTAATCCGCCTTATCTGGATGAAAAAGCAGCAGTTTTTATCAGAGAAAGAGGAATCAAACACCTGCTGATTGATTTGCCAAGCGTTGATAAGGAAAGAGACCAGGGTAAATTGTTGGCTCATAAGGCATTCTGGAATGTTAAAAACACCTATGATTTGAACGATGATGCCCGATTTGATGCCACAATTACGGAACTAATCTTTGTGCCTGACCATGTAGAAGACGGGAGTTATCTGCTTAATCTGCAAATAGCTTCTTTTGAAAATGACGCCAGTCCAAGCAAACCTGTTCTATATAAGATATGA
- the hemW gene encoding radical SAM family heme chaperone HemW: MSGIYIHIPFCKQACHYCDFHFSTSMKKKEEMVQALVKEMQMRKSEFENEIVETIYFGGGTPSVLSDEELDFLIDAIYANFKVAENPEITLEANPDDLSDERIVELAGSRINRLSIGIQSFFENDLKMMNRAHNAEEAKKSLETATRYFDNISIDLIYGIPGMTNEMWKQNIETALSFGIPHISSYALTVEPKTALKKLIQIGKVSEPKDEVAQEHFMILVEMLQQHGFIHYELSNFGKPDYFSKNNSAYWLGKKYIGIGPSAHSYDGISRSWNIANNPIYLKEIEAGKLPGEVEILTANDRYNEYIMTGLRTIWGVSLNRIQKEFGEEVLQYLQKQSEKFIADGLLAVEKNILKTTPKGKFLADGIASDLFLINLDD; encoded by the coding sequence ATGAGCGGTATTTACATCCATATCCCTTTTTGCAAACAGGCTTGCCATTATTGCGACTTTCATTTTTCGACTTCTATGAAAAAGAAAGAAGAAATGGTACAGGCATTGGTGAAAGAAATGCAAATGCGGAAATCGGAATTTGAAAACGAAATCGTAGAAACCATTTATTTTGGCGGCGGTACACCTTCGGTTTTGTCTGATGAGGAACTGGATTTTTTAATTGATGCCATATATGCCAATTTTAAAGTGGCAGAAAATCCGGAAATTACTCTGGAAGCCAATCCTGATGACCTTTCAGATGAACGAATTGTTGAGTTGGCGGGCAGTCGGATTAACCGTTTAAGTATCGGTATTCAGTCTTTTTTTGAGAATGATTTGAAAATGATGAATCGTGCGCATAATGCCGAAGAAGCCAAAAAATCACTGGAAACGGCAACACGTTATTTCGACAATATTTCCATCGACCTCATTTATGGCATTCCGGGAATGACAAATGAAATGTGGAAACAGAATATAGAAACGGCCCTGAGTTTTGGCATTCCGCATATTTCAAGCTACGCCTTAACGGTAGAGCCCAAAACGGCCCTAAAGAAATTAATCCAGATCGGAAAAGTTTCCGAACCCAAAGATGAAGTGGCTCAGGAACATTTTATGATCCTGGTAGAAATGCTTCAGCAGCACGGATTCATTCATTATGAACTGTCCAATTTTGGCAAGCCGGATTATTTCTCCAAAAACAATTCGGCCTATTGGCTGGGCAAAAAATATATTGGTATTGGTCCTTCTGCCCATAGTTATGACGGTATTTCCAGAAGCTGGAATATTGCCAACAATCCAATCTATCTGAAAGAAATCGAAGCCGGAAAATTACCCGGTGAAGTCGAGATTTTGACCGCAAATGACCGCTATAATGAATATATCATGACCGGTCTTCGCACTATTTGGGGCGTTTCGCTTAATCGCATTCAAAAAGAATTTGGGGAAGAAGTATTGCAATATTTACAAAAGCAATCGGAAAAGTTTATTGCTGACGGATTGCTTGCCGTCGAAAAGAATATCTTGAAAACAACACCAAAAGGAAAGTTTTTGGCAGATGGAATTGCAAGTGATTTGTTTTTGATAAATTTGGATGATTAA
- the ruvC gene encoding crossover junction endodeoxyribonuclease RuvC — protein MANERIILGIDPGTTIMGFGLIRVINKKMEFLQLNELILSKYDDHYTKLKVIFERTIELIETHHPDEIAIEAPFFGKNVQSMLKLGRAQGVAMAAGLSRQIPITEYEPKKIKMAITGNGNASKEQVAKMLQQLLALKELPKNLDSTDGLAAAVCHFFNSGKATGTKSYSGWDAFVKQNEERVRK, from the coding sequence TTGGCAAACGAACGTATCATATTAGGAATTGATCCCGGAACTACCATCATGGGTTTTGGATTGATAAGAGTCATCAATAAAAAAATGGAGTTTTTACAATTGAATGAACTTATATTGAGCAAATATGATGATCATTATACCAAGCTAAAAGTCATTTTTGAAAGAACCATCGAATTAATTGAAACCCACCATCCGGATGAAATTGCCATCGAAGCGCCCTTTTTTGGAAAAAACGTTCAGTCGATGCTGAAATTGGGACGGGCTCAGGGTGTTGCCATGGCAGCAGGTCTTTCGCGACAGATTCCTATTACGGAATACGAACCTAAAAAGATAAAAATGGCCATTACAGGAAACGGTAATGCATCTAAAGAACAGGTAGCTAAAATGCTTCAGCAACTTCTGGCATTAAAAGAATTACCAAAAAATCTCGACAGTACAGACGGTTTGGCAGCAGCAGTATGCCACTTTTTTAATTCCGGAAAAGCAACCGGTACCAAAAGCTATTCGGGTTGGGATGCTTTTGTAAAACAAAATGAAGAAAGAGTAAGGAAATAA
- a CDS encoding lysylphosphatidylglycerol synthase domain-containing protein has product MIAIPHKAKQFLVFLVKLLIVGGAFYFIWNQLAHNEQLDWQKFLDLLDRKKSFWGIIFLLSFSFFNRYFEILKWQNLAQVVEKISIGSATEQVLGALTASIFTPNGIGEYGAKTLYFKKKEAKRIVFLNLICNGIQMILTIIFGTVGLLYFNYKFPIVSNKSLLLVFGIVLLIVVLLFGLKKITVKGYSLHLLFEKINEIPKQIHQKNMLLAVGRYLIFSHQYYFLFLAFDVKLPYVLLMATITSVYFLASSLPTFQFLDFAVKGSVAVFFFGLLGVNEWIVVFISTLMWFLNVVLPVVIGSYYVFNFKSKWKS; this is encoded by the coding sequence ATGATTGCAATTCCTCACAAAGCTAAACAATTCCTCGTGTTTCTGGTCAAACTTTTGATTGTTGGCGGCGCATTTTATTTTATCTGGAATCAATTGGCGCATAATGAACAGTTGGATTGGCAAAAATTTCTTGATTTACTGGACAGGAAAAAATCTTTCTGGGGCATTATTTTCTTACTATCATTCAGCTTTTTCAATCGCTATTTTGAAATCTTAAAATGGCAGAATCTTGCTCAGGTCGTTGAAAAAATTTCTATTGGCAGCGCCACAGAGCAGGTCTTAGGCGCATTGACTGCCTCCATTTTCACACCAAACGGAATTGGAGAATATGGTGCCAAAACATTATATTTCAAAAAAAAGGAAGCCAAAAGAATTGTATTTCTAAACCTGATTTGCAACGGAATCCAAATGATTCTGACCATCATTTTTGGTACGGTCGGATTGCTTTATTTCAATTATAAATTTCCAATCGTTTCCAATAAAAGCCTTTTGCTTGTCTTTGGAATAGTACTGCTTATAGTCGTCCTCCTCTTTGGCTTGAAAAAAATTACGGTTAAAGGCTACTCTCTTCATCTGCTATTTGAAAAGATAAACGAGATTCCAAAGCAAATTCATCAAAAGAATATGCTTCTGGCGGTTGGCCGTTACCTCATCTTTTCGCATCAGTATTATTTCCTGTTTCTTGCTTTTGATGTCAAGCTGCCTTATGTATTACTTATGGCAACTATTACGAGTGTCTATTTCCTGGCTTCTTCCTTACCCACATTCCAGTTTTTAGATTTTGCTGTCAAAGGAAGTGTTGCCGTCTTTTTTTTCGGATTGCTTGGCGTAAACGAATGGATTGTTGTTTTTATCAGTACCTTGATGTGGTTTTTAAATGTGGTGCTTCCTGTAGTTATAGGAAGTTATTATGTCTTTAATTTTAAGTCGAAATGGAAATCATAG
- a CDS encoding glycosyltransferase family 2 protein, with translation MEIIAFLFFGIVGIYSVFIIGLAYGFRKVAVFKNNSSEPKSTFSIIVPFRNEAQHLPQLLYSFSQMDYPRSKFEVIFVNDGSTDDSVSIIQNFQALSFDYRIIDSVRKSASPKKDAIVTAINLLENEWVITTDADCFVSPDWLKTIDSYIQNHNPVMIAGAVSFSADESFLQQFQQLDMISLQGATIGSFGLHKAFMCNGANLAYKKDLFFELGGFEGNDDLASGDDVFVLQKAVAKYPEKVQYLKSECNIVLTEPLDSWKAVFHQRVRWASKTASYQNAFGKILALIVFGGNLAIVVGLLLTFLGLFSFWSWYLLFAVKIFADFLLLNPTGKFLKPEQVRFFLISNLLYPFFSTTVALYSLFGKYEWKGRKF, from the coding sequence ATGGAAATCATAGCCTTTCTGTTTTTTGGAATCGTGGGTATCTATTCCGTTTTTATCATCGGACTGGCTTACGGATTCCGCAAGGTGGCTGTTTTCAAAAACAACAGCTCTGAGCCAAAATCTACCTTTTCGATTATTGTTCCTTTCAGAAATGAGGCTCAACATCTTCCCCAATTGCTGTATTCTTTCTCGCAGATGGACTACCCAAGGTCAAAATTCGAGGTTATCTTTGTAAACGATGGCTCAACAGACGATTCCGTTAGCATTATCCAGAACTTCCAGGCTTTGAGTTTCGACTACCGGATAATTGACTCCGTCCGAAAATCCGCTTCCCCAAAAAAAGACGCAATTGTAACAGCAATAAACCTCTTAGAAAACGAATGGGTTATAACTACCGATGCCGACTGTTTTGTTAGCCCAGACTGGCTAAAAACAATCGACAGCTACATTCAAAACCATAATCCTGTAATGATTGCCGGGGCAGTATCTTTTTCTGCGGATGAATCTTTCCTACAGCAATTCCAGCAATTGGATATGATTAGCCTGCAGGGAGCCACTATAGGAAGTTTCGGACTGCATAAGGCTTTTATGTGTAACGGAGCCAACCTCGCTTATAAAAAGGATTTATTTTTTGAACTCGGTGGCTTTGAAGGAAATGATGACCTTGCCAGCGGTGATGATGTTTTTGTACTGCAAAAAGCCGTGGCGAAATATCCTGAAAAAGTACAATACCTAAAATCTGAATGCAATATTGTCCTGACGGAACCTTTGGATAGCTGGAAAGCGGTTTTCCATCAACGGGTACGTTGGGCTTCAAAAACGGCATCCTATCAGAATGCTTTCGGGAAAATTCTTGCCCTTATTGTTTTTGGAGGAAATCTGGCTATTGTTGTCGGATTGCTTTTGACATTTTTGGGACTGTTTTCTTTTTGGAGCTGGTATCTGCTGTTTGCTGTAAAAATCTTTGCCGATTTCCTGTTGCTAAATCCAACCGGAAAGTTTCTAAAGCCGGAACAGGTCCGGTTTTTTCTAATCAGCAATCTGCTTTATCCTTTTTTCAGTACAACAGTTGCGCTGTATTCCCTTTTTGGAAAATACGAATGGAAAGGCAGAAAATTCTAA
- a CDS encoding DUF456 domain-containing protein: protein MEYFLLIAGFLCVIGGIIGSFLPVLPDAPLSWIGLLLLYFCDGIETEYWVLGITLFIAIVSGILDYIIPAKGTKHFGGSSYGIWGTNIGLVVGLIAPIPFGFVIGPFLGAFIGEMLYDSKDHSRALKAATGSFIGFLASTFIKFVVCMGFLGLFLYKVWEFRGVWF from the coding sequence ATGGAATATTTTTTATTGATTGCCGGATTTTTGTGCGTGATTGGAGGAATCATCGGCAGCTTCCTGCCTGTGCTTCCAGATGCTCCTCTTTCCTGGATAGGTTTGCTGCTCCTTTACTTTTGCGACGGAATTGAAACCGAATACTGGGTGTTGGGCATTACGCTTTTCATAGCCATTGTTTCCGGCATTTTGGACTATATTATTCCGGCTAAGGGAACCAAACATTTTGGCGGCAGTTCCTATGGAATCTGGGGCACCAACATAGGATTGGTTGTCGGACTGATTGCCCCTATTCCTTTTGGGTTTGTTATAGGTCCTTTTCTGGGTGCTTTTATTGGCGAAATGTTATACGATTCCAAAGACCATTCCCGTGCACTAAAAGCAGCAACCGGATCATTTATCGGATTTTTAGCTTCAACCTTTATAAAATTTGTTGTGTGTATGGGATTCCTGGGACTTTTTCTGTATAAAGTATGGGAATTTAGGGGAGTATGGTTTTAA
- a CDS encoding DUF58 domain-containing protein, producing MKIESQIEKISSFQHLELLANQVVEGFISGMHKSPFHGFSAEFAEHKVYNSGESTKHIDWKLFAKTDRLYTKRFEEETNLRCHLIIDNSSSMHYPKLQDGQQFFESKIGFAVLASAVLMNLLKKQRDAVGLSVYSDSYEYYAPEKGSERHHRMLLNKLEQLLAEPKQSKNTDTVTFLHQIAEKMHRRSMIILFTDMFQPGNEEALLNALQHLKHNKHKVVLFHVIDNKTELSFDFDNTPRKFIDVESGEEVNLFADNIKEEYEKRAESYFKRLSLTCAQNRIKYVPVSAGKNFEKILTTYLVEKQMFG from the coding sequence ATGAAGATTGAATCGCAAATAGAAAAAATTTCCAGTTTCCAGCATTTGGAGCTGTTAGCCAATCAGGTTGTCGAGGGTTTTATTTCGGGAATGCACAAAAGCCCATTTCATGGGTTTTCTGCCGAATTTGCAGAACATAAGGTGTATAATTCCGGTGAAAGTACAAAACATATCGATTGGAAACTGTTCGCAAAAACTGACAGGCTCTATACTAAACGTTTTGAAGAAGAAACCAACCTCCGTTGCCACCTGATTATTGACAATTCATCTTCCATGCATTACCCAAAATTACAGGATGGGCAACAATTTTTCGAAAGCAAGATTGGATTTGCTGTACTCGCATCGGCAGTATTGATGAATCTGCTCAAAAAACAACGGGATGCTGTCGGGTTGAGTGTCTATTCAGACAGTTATGAATATTATGCTCCGGAAAAAGGAAGCGAGCGCCATCACCGGATGCTTCTCAATAAACTGGAACAATTGCTGGCAGAGCCAAAACAGTCTAAAAACACCGATACGGTTACTTTCCTGCATCAGATTGCCGAAAAGATGCACCGCCGTTCCATGATTATATTGTTTACGGACATGTTTCAACCCGGAAATGAAGAAGCGTTGCTGAATGCGTTACAGCATTTAAAACACAACAAGCATAAAGTCGTATTGTTTCATGTTATCGATAACAAAACGGAACTAAGCTTTGATTTTGACAATACGCCAAGAAAATTTATAGACGTTGAATCGGGAGAAGAGGTCAATCTTTTTGCAGATAACATAAAAGAAGAGTATGAAAAACGCGCTGAAAGCTATTTTAAGCGATTGTCATTGACCTGCGCACAGAACAGAATCAAGTATGTTCCTGTGTCGGCGGGTAAAAATTTTGAAAAAATACTCACTACATATTTGGTTGAAAAACAAATGTTTGGGTAA